CGCCTCGATCCGCAGTGTCGAGCCACTATCGGCGTCGTCGCCGGCGGTGGCCGGACGGAGAAGCCGTTCGTCAAGGCAGGGAACAAGTATCACAAGATGAAGGCCCGGGGCACCAAGTGGCCTCGCGTCCGCGGTGTCGCCATGAACGCCGTCGACCACCCGTTCGGTGGTGGCGGCCGGCAACACCCCGGCAAACCCAAGTCCGTCTCGCGGGACGCCCCGCCGGGACGGAAGGTCGGTGACATTGCCTCCCGGAGCACCGGTCGAGGTGGCAACAAATGAGTCAGGAGTACCGAACCGGCCGTGAAGGTGAATTCACCTACCGCGGCCACACGCTCGAGGAGCTGCAGGCACTAGAGCTCGACGAGGTCGTGGAACTGCTCCCCGCACGTCAGCGGCGAAGTATCCAGCGCGGTCTCTCCGTCGAGAAGGAGAAGCTTCTCGAGGAGGCCCGCGAGAAGGGCGAAGAGGAGACGGCGAACGATCCGATTCGAACCCACCTGCGGGATATGCCGATCCTGCCGGAGTTCGTTGGCATGACCTTCGAGGTCTACAACGGACAGGCGTTCGAGCGCGTTCGCGTTGAGCCCGAAATGATCGGCCACTATCTCGGCGAGTTCCAGCTGACACGGACCTCCGTCGAGCACGGACAGGCCGGTATCGGCGCGACCCGATCGTCGAAGTTCGTCCCACTGAAGTGATCCACGCATGGGAATCAACTACTCAGTCGACGCGGATCCCGACGCCACGGCGAAAGCCATGCTTCGGGAGCGTCATATGAGCAACAAGCACAGCAAGGAGGTCGCACGCGAACTCAAGGGCCGAACCGTTGCGGAGGCCCAGGCGTACCTGCAGGACGTCATCGACGAGAACCAGTCGGTGCCCTTTAAGTCCCACAACGCCGGTGCCGGACACCGTTCCGACATCGACGGCTGGGACGCCGGCAAGTACCCGGAGAAGGTCTCCAAGGAGTTCCTCGATCTGCTCGAGAACGTTGAAGCCAACGCAGATCATCAGGGCTTCGACGGCCAATCCATGGAGATCGCCCACGTCGCCGCCCACAAGGTCGGCGAGTCCGTGGGCCGCAAGCCGCGCGCGATGGGGCGTGCGTCCTCTTGGAACACGCCGCAGGTCGACGTCGAGATTATCGTCGAAGAAGTCGACGAGGACGAAGCAGGTGATAGCTAATGGCTGACGAACACCAATTCATCGAAAACGGCCTTCAGCGGTCCCAGATCGACGAGTTCTTCCAGGAAGAACTCGGCCGTGCAGGCTACGGTGGTATGGACGTCGCCAAGACGCCGATGGGAACCCAAATCGTCCTCAAGGCCGAAAAGCCCGGGATGGTCATCGGCAAAGGCGGCGAGAACATTCGGAAGGTCACGACGGCCCTCGAGGACCGATTCAACCTCGAGGACCCCCAGATCGACGTCCAAGAGGTCGAAGAACCCGACCTCAACGCACGGATCGTCGCGGACCGACTGGCCAACGCACTCGAGCGTGGCTGGTACTTCCGGAAGGCCGGTCACACGACGATCGACCGGATCATGGAAGCCGGCGCGCTCGGCGCGGAGATCGTCCTTTCAGGGAAGGTCACCGGCGCACGATCGCGCGTTGAGAAGTTCAACCGCGGCTACATCAAGCACAACGGCGAGCCCGCCGAGACGGTCGTCGACCACGGCCAGGGCGTCGCGGTCATGAAACTCGGCACCATCGGTGTCGACGTCAAGATCATCCCGCCGGGTGCCGAGCTGCCCGACGACTTCGAAGTCAGCGAAGACATGGATCCGGAAGAGGTCGTTCCGGACGCCGTCGAAGTCAACGAGGAAGGCGGCGTCGAGGAGCTCCTCGAGGGCGAACCCGAGGAGGCCGAGGCCGCCGAAGCGGATGCCGACGCTGCGGCTGAGGAAGCCGCCGAATCCGACGCCGAGGCCGACCTCGACGAGGACGTCGTCGAGGAGGTCATCGAAGAAGAGGTCGAGGCTGACGCCGACGAGGAGTTCGAGGACGTTGAGGTCCCCGACGGCGACGAAGACGTCGAGGAAGAGCTCGAAGAGCTCGAGGAAGACGTCGAAGCGGAAGCCGAGGAACTCGTCGAGGAGATGGAAGACGAGGACGCGGACACCGAAGCGGACGAAGCAGACGCAGACGAGGGAGGTGACGCCTGATGGCGATCATCCACGTCGAAGAGATCCGCGACATGACGCCTCCTGAACGGCAGGAGGAACTCGAGGAGCTCGAGACCGAGCTGCTGAACGCGAAGTCCGTCCTCGCGGCCGGTGGGGCCCCGGAGAATCCGGGCCGTATCGGCGAACTGGGTCGCACCATCGCGCGGATCAAGACGATCCAGCGCGAGGAAGGCGACCTGGATGACGAAGTCGAAGCGGACGCCGAATAACACAACCACACCAATGGCACTGACACCCGAGACGCTGCCGCGACACGAACTCAACGGACTCCCCGTCCGAGTCGTCGAGAGCGACGACTCCTCGCGAGTGGGTCTGGAGGGTCGCGTCGTCATCGAGACGACGAAGACCCTGTCGATAGAAGTCCGGACTGACGGCGAGTCTCGGGTCGTGATGGTGCCGAAATCGGGCTCGACGTTCGAGTTCGCGATTACAGATGACGCCGCCGACCTCGCGAAGGGGTCGGGGACTGCGTCCAAACTGGCCGACACTCAACCCAACTCGACCGATGAATCGGACGAGTCGGACCGAGCTGGCGGCGATGCCGCCAGCTGTCGTAGCGATGGTCTCTCACGGGACCACCGCGACGCTGCCGGCGAGGATGTAGCCTACGTTACGGTCGATGGATCGCGGCTGCTCTCACGACCCGCCCGACGCACGGAAACGAGTGGTGACTCACCATGGCAATAGGACTAGACGTTGAAACCCCTCCGGAACCAGAGAACCCGGAGGAATACGACTACGAGAAGTGTCCGTTCTACGGCGAGCTCTCCGTTCGAGGTCAGATCCTCGAGGGGACAGTCGTCTCGACGGACATGGACAAGACCGTAGTCGTCGAGCGAGAGTACGATGTGGCGGTCCCGAAGTACGACCGACACATGAAACGACGCTCGCGCATCCCGGCACACGTACCGGGCGTGCTCGAGCCGCTCTCGGTCGGTGACACGGTCAAGATCGCAGAGACCCGACCACTGTCGAAGACGAAATCGCACGTGGTCGTCGAAGTAACCGAAGAAGCGACTGCCGAGGACCTCGCAGAGCTCACGAGTCAGGCCGAGCCTGAGCCGGAGCTCTCCGATGAGGACCTCGCCGCGGCCGCAGACGAGGGTGATCAGTGATGGAGGCAATGAAAGCCGACGTCACGCAGGGCCTGAAGAAGGGATCCCTGGTCACGTGTGCCGACAACACCGGCGCACGTGAGCTGAAGGTCATCAGCGTCGCGGGCTACCACGGCACCAAGAACCGCCAGCCGAAGGCGGGGATCGGTGACAAGGTGACCGTCTCGGTCACCAAAGGTACCCCGGAGATGCGCCGACAGGTCCTCGAGGCCGTCGTCGTCCGCCAGCGGAAAGCGATCCGCCGGCCTGACGGCACGCGGCTCAAGTTCGAGGACAACGCGGCGGTCATCATCGACGAAAACGAAGAGCCCCGCGGCACGGAGATCAAGGGGCCGATCGCCCGCGAAGTCGCAGAGCGCTTCGGAGCAATCGCCAGTACGGCGACGATGATCGTATAGATATGACTGAACAACCACATAAACAGCGAACGCAGACAAGAAACGCGCCGCTGCACGAGCGACAGAAGCAGCTGCACGCGACGCTGTCCGACGAGCTCCGCGAGGAGTACGACACCCGTCGAACCCGTGTTAACACGGGCGACACGGTCGAGGTCATGCGCGGCGACCACGCCGGCGACGACGGCGAGGTCATCCGCGCGATCCTCGAGGATGGGACCATCCACGTCGAGGACGTGACCGTTGAGACGGCCGATGGCGAGGAAGTGCCGCGGCCGCTCGAACCCTCGAACGTCCGAATCACGGAGCTTGACCTCGAGGACGAGCGTCGCGAGGCGCGTCTCGAAGGTGATAGCGAATGACGAAACACCAGAAACGACTTTCGGTACCGAAGTCCTGGCCGGTCGAGCGAAAGACCGAGACCTTCACGGTCAAGGCCGACGCCGGTCCCCACGGCGAAGACGGCGTGCCACTCGTCGTCCTCCTGCGGGACGTGCTCGGCTACGTGGACTCGCGCAAGGAAGCGCGATATGCCCTCTCTGAGGATTCGATCCTCATCAACGGGGACGCAATTAACGACGAACAGCGCCCGATCGGTATGTTCGACATCGTTGCCTTCCCGGGTCGCGGGGAGTACTACCGCGTCTTCCCCGACGAGGGCGGTCGACTCGCACTGACCGAGATCGACGAGGAATCGGCCCAGAGCCGCCTCGGTAAGATCGTGAACAAACAGCAAGTCTCGGGTGGCGACACCCAGCTGACGCTGCACGACGGCACGAACGTCATCGTCGACGACGAGTACGATCCAAAGGATTCGATCGTCATCGACAACGACGACAAGTCCGTTGTCGCGCACTTCCCCCACGAGGAAGGCGCACTCGTGACGGCCATCCGTGGCAACCACGGCGGCAAGGTCGGCGAGATCGACGCGATCGACATCACGCCGGGCAGCGGTTCGAACAGCGTCGGCGTCTCGACGGACGACGGCGGCTTCGAAACTGTCGAAGAGTACGTCGTCGTCATCGACGAGAACTTCACTGGAGGTGCGGACGATGAGTGAAGCCGAATCCGGCGACTTCCACGAAATGCGCGAACCGCGCGTCGAGAAAGTCGTCGTCCACATGGGCGTCGGCCAAGGTGGTCGCGAACTCGGCAAAGCCGAGGACATCATCGAAGCGGTCACGGGTCAGGAGAGTGTCCGGACTCAGGCCAAGCGAACCGAACCCGACTTCGGGATCCGTCAGGGCGATCCGATCGGCGCGAAGGTCACCCTTCGCGACGACGACGCCTACGAATTCCTTGAAAAGGCGCTGCCGCTGACGGAGATCTCCGCGGCGCAGTTCGACAACACGGGGAACTTCAGCTTCGGTGTCGCGGAACACACCGACTTCCCGAGCCAGGAATACGACCCGAGCATCGGGATCTTCGGGCTGGACGTCACCGTCAACCTAGTGCGTCCGGGCTACCGTATCGCCAAGCGCGACAAGGCCACCCGGTCGATCCCGTCGAAGCACCGACTGACTCCCGAGGACGCAATCGGCTTCCTCGAGGCGAACTTCGACGTGAACGTAGAGGGTGCAGACGATGAGTGAAAGCGAAACAGAAGAAAACGACCACACGGGCGAGCACGCGGCGAAGCGAACGGGACAGATCGAGTCCTGTCAGCGCTGTGGCCGCGAGCAGGGGCTTGTCGGAAAATACGACATCAACCTCTGCCGACAGTGCTTCCGCGAGATCGCCCGCGACATGGGATTCAGGAAGTACCGATAACATGACCGGAAACGATCCACTCAGCAACGCGCTCTCGGGACTCGATAACGCCGAGAGTGTGGGTCATCTTACCCACGAGGTAACGCCCGCCTCGAACGAAATCGGCAGCGTACTCGAGGTCTTCTACGACCGCGGGTACATCGACGGCTTCGAGTACGTCGATGACGGCAAAGCCGGTCAGTTCGAGATCGAATTGAAAGGAGCGATCAACGAGTGCGGCCCCATCAAGCCCCGCTACGCCGTTGGCGCTGAAGACTTCGAGAAATGGGAGAAGCGCTATCTCCCCGCTCGAGACTTCGGAGCCCTCGTCGTCACGACGAGCAGTGGCATCATGAGCCACTACGAGGCGCGCGAGCAGGGTATTGGGGGCCAGGTGATCGCATACGTCTACTAATCATGCGAGTCGAACTGCAAATCCCCGAGAACGTAACCGTCGAGGTCGATCGCTTCGACGTCACCGTTGAGGGCCCGGACGGCGCTGTTACGCGCCGCCTCTGGTACCCCAACGTGACCGTCGAATCCGACGACGATCAGGTGGTAATCGAGAGTGGTGCCGAGGACGCGAAGACGAATTCGACCGTCGGCACCTTCGAGAGCCACATCCGCAACGCCGTCCACGGCGTGACCGAGGGCTGGGAGTACGAGATGGAAGTCTTCTACTCTCACTTCCCGATGCAGGTCCGCGTGGAAGGCGACGAGGTCGTCATCGAGAACTTCCTCGGCGAAAAGGCACCGCGACGAACAACTATCCACGGTGAGACCGACGTGACCGTCGACGACGAGCAGCTCGTCCTGTCCGGACCCAGCAAGGAGGATGTCGGGCAGACGGCGGCAGACATCGAGCAGCTGACGAAGGTCAGCGGCAAGGACACCCGCGTCTTCCAGGACGGGGTCTACATCACCAACAAACCCGCCAAAGGAGGTGCCTGATAGATGGCAGACGACCAATCGAACGACGAACCCCAGGAGCTCGAGGACATCAGCGGCGTCGGTGCGAGCAAAGCGGACGCACTGCGCGATGCTGGCTTCGAGTCCATCCAGGACATCAAAGAGGCAGATCAGGACGACCTCGCCGAAGCCGACGGCGTCGGGAACGCACTCGCCGCCCGTATCAAGGCCGATGTCGGTGACCTCGAGGTCACCGAAGAGACCGAGGCCGAGATCGAAGACGAAAGCGTCGAGGAGGAAGCGGAACCCGACGAAGACGTCGAGACGGAACTGCAGCCCCGCGGGCTGACCGAGAAGACGCCCGACCTCTCTGAGACGGAGGAGCGACTCCTCAACCGCCGGCAGAGTGAGGGGAAACCGCAGTTCAAGCGGCAGGACTACCACAAGAAAAAGCGGACGCCGGAATCCTGGCGTCGACCTCGCGGTCAGCTGTCCAAGCAGCGCCGCGGTGTCAAAGGCAAGGGCCCGAAAGTCGAGGCCGGCTACCGCACGCCGACGGAAGTCCGTGGCAAACACCCCAGCGGCTTCGAGGAAGTCTACGTCGAGAACACGGACGATCTCGAGGGCGTCGACGGTGACCAAGAGGCGGTTCGGATCGCATCCGCTGTCGGTGCGCGAAAGCGCGAGCGGATCGAGGAACTCGCCGAAGAGCAGGGCGTTCGCGTCCTGAACCCGACTTACGAGGAAGTCGAGGTGGAATCAAATGACTGATCTCTCAGCACAGAAGCGACTCGCCGCTGACGTCCTCGACGTCGGCAAAAATCGCGTCTGGTTCGATCCGGACGCGCAGGGCGACATCGCCGAAGCGATCACGCGCGACGAGATCCGCGAGCTCGTCGACGACGGGCGCATTCAGGCAGATGATGCCTCGGGCAACTCCCGTGGCCGCGCCCGCGAGCGCAATGCAAAACGTTCCTACGGCCACCAGAACGGCCAGGGCAAGCGCCGCGGCAAGAAGGGCGCACGCCAGGACGAGAAGGACGAATGGCAGAACAAGATTCGCGCACAGCGCCGGAAGCTACGTGACCTCCGCGACAAGGGCGAGTTGACGCCCACGCAGTACCGCGAGCTCTACAAGAAGGCTGGCGGTGGAGAGTTCCGTAGCGTCCGATACCTGATGAACTATATCGACGAAAACTACGGTGACCAATAATGGCGACAGGACCACGATACAAAGTGCCGATGCGGCGTCGCCGTGAGGTCCGGACGGACTACCACCAGAGGTTGCGCCTGCTGAAATCGGGGAAGCCCCGCCTGGTTGCTCGCAAGAGCAACAAGCATACTACGGCGCAGCTGATCACTCCCGGACCTCAGGGAGACGAGACGCTTGCGAGTGCACACTCGAGCGATCTGGCGGAGTACGGCTGGGACGCACCCACGAGCAACATTTCCGCGGCGTATCTGACCGGCCTGCTGGCCGGCCAACGGGCCATCGAAGCCGGTCTCGAGGAAGCGGTCCTCGACATCGGCCTCAACACGGCCACGCCCGGCAACAAGGTGTTCGCAATACAGGAGGGCGCGATCGACGCCGGCCTCGAGATCCCGCACAATGACAGCGTGCTTGCGGACTGGTCGCGTACGCGCGGCGAGCATATCGCCGAGTACGCCGAGCAGCTCGACGAGCCGCTGTACAGCGGCGAGTTCGACGCGACTGATCTCCCCGAACACTTCGACGACGTACGAGAGGCGATTCTCGAATGAGTGGAAACAACTACAACGACGGCGGTTGGCAGCCAGTCACCCGTCTCGGCAGAAAGGTCCAGGAGGGCGAAATCGAGACGATGGAAGCCGCCCTCAACTCTGGCCTCCCGCTGAAGGAACCCGAACTCGTCGACCAGCTCCTGCCCGGAATGGAAGACGAAGTGCTGGACATCAATATGGTCCAGCGGATGACCGACTCCGGACGACGCGTGAAGTTCCGCTGCGTCGTCGCTGTCGGCGACCGCGATGGGTTCATCGGCTACGCCGAAGGCCGAGACGATCAGGTCGGCTCTGCCATCCAGAAGGCGATCGGTATCGCGAAACTGAACATGATCCAGGTCCCGCGCGGTTCGGGTTCCTGGGAGGACCGCTCGGACCGGCCACACTCGATGACCCGACGGACGACCGGCAAAGCCGGTTCCGTCGAGGTCGAAGTCATCCCCGCCCCCGAAGGGCTAGGGCTGGCCGCCAGCGACACCGTCCGTCACGTCCTCGAACTGGCCGGCATCGAGAACGCCTGGACGAAGAGCCACGGCAACACTCGAACGACGGTCAACCTCGCGAAAGCGACATACAACGCGCTCGAGAACGCTTCTCAGTCGCGTCATCCGCAACGGCGGAGCAACCGAAACCGAGACGAAGCCGAGGTGGCTGACCAATGAAAGCGATCGTTCAGATCCGCGGCGAAGTGAATCGACAGGAAGACGTCCAGGACACCCTGTCGATGCTCAACATCCACAACGTCAACCACTGCGCACTCGTCCCCGAGACCGACGCGTACGAGGGGATGATCGCGAAGGTCAACGACTACGTCGCCGTCGGAGAGCCCGACGCCGATGTGCTCGAGACCCTGCTCGCGAAGCGAGCGGAGCCCTCGAGGGAGACCAGTCCGACGTTGACGAGGAATGGCTGGCCGACAACACCGAGTACGATGACTTCGGTGAGCTGGCCGAGGCACTCCTCGCAGAGGAGACGACACTTCGTGACGAGGGACTGTCACCGACGCTTCGACTCCA
This genomic stretch from Natrinema sp. SYSU A 869 harbors:
- a CDS encoding 30S ribosomal protein S19, giving the protein MSQEYRTGREGEFTYRGHTLEELQALELDEVVELLPARQRRSIQRGLSVEKEKLLEEAREKGEEETANDPIRTHLRDMPILPEFVGMTFEVYNGQAFERVRVEPEMIGHYLGEFQLTRTSVEHGQAGIGATRSSKFVPLK
- a CDS encoding 50S ribosomal protein L22, giving the protein MGINYSVDADPDATAKAMLRERHMSNKHSKEVARELKGRTVAEAQAYLQDVIDENQSVPFKSHNAGAGHRSDIDGWDAGKYPEKVSKEFLDLLENVEANADHQGFDGQSMEIAHVAAHKVGESVGRKPRAMGRASSWNTPQVDVEIIVEEVDEDEAGDS
- a CDS encoding 30S ribosomal protein S3 — translated: MADEHQFIENGLQRSQIDEFFQEELGRAGYGGMDVAKTPMGTQIVLKAEKPGMVIGKGGENIRKVTTALEDRFNLEDPQIDVQEVEEPDLNARIVADRLANALERGWYFRKAGHTTIDRIMEAGALGAEIVLSGKVTGARSRVEKFNRGYIKHNGEPAETVVDHGQGVAVMKLGTIGVDVKIIPPGAELPDDFEVSEDMDPEEVVPDAVEVNEEGGVEELLEGEPEEAEAAEADADAAAEEAAESDAEADLDEDVVEEVIEEEVEADADEEFEDVEVPDGDEDVEEELEELEEDVEAEAEELVEEMEDEDADTEADEADADEGGDA
- the rpmC gene encoding 50S ribosomal protein L29; its protein translation is MAIIHVEEIRDMTPPERQEELEELETELLNAKSVLAAGGAPENPGRIGELGRTIARIKTIQREEGDLDDEVEADAE
- a CDS encoding ribonuclease P protein component 1, with translation MALTPETLPRHELNGLPVRVVESDDSSRVGLEGRVVIETTKTLSIEVRTDGESRVVMVPKSGSTFEFAITDDAADLAKGSGTASKLADTQPNSTDESDESDRAGGDAASCRSDGLSRDHRDAAGEDVAYVTVDGSRLLSRPARRTETSGDSPWQ
- a CDS encoding 30S ribosomal protein S17, encoding MAIGLDVETPPEPENPEEYDYEKCPFYGELSVRGQILEGTVVSTDMDKTVVVEREYDVAVPKYDRHMKRRSRIPAHVPGVLEPLSVGDTVKIAETRPLSKTKSHVVVEVTEEATAEDLAELTSQAEPEPELSDEDLAAAADEGDQ
- a CDS encoding 50S ribosomal protein L14 gives rise to the protein MEAMKADVTQGLKKGSLVTCADNTGARELKVISVAGYHGTKNRQPKAGIGDKVTVSVTKGTPEMRRQVLEAVVVRQRKAIRRPDGTRLKFEDNAAVIIDENEEPRGTEIKGPIAREVAERFGAIASTATMIV
- the rplX gene encoding 50S ribosomal protein L24, which encodes MTEQPHKQRTQTRNAPLHERQKQLHATLSDELREEYDTRRTRVNTGDTVEVMRGDHAGDDGEVIRAILEDGTIHVEDVTVETADGEEVPRPLEPSNVRITELDLEDERREARLEGDSE
- a CDS encoding 30S ribosomal protein S4e; this translates as MTKHQKRLSVPKSWPVERKTETFTVKADAGPHGEDGVPLVVLLRDVLGYVDSRKEARYALSEDSILINGDAINDEQRPIGMFDIVAFPGRGEYYRVFPDEGGRLALTEIDEESAQSRLGKIVNKQQVSGGDTQLTLHDGTNVIVDDEYDPKDSIVIDNDDKSVVAHFPHEEGALVTAIRGNHGGKVGEIDAIDITPGSGSNSVGVSTDDGGFETVEEYVVVIDENFTGGADDE
- a CDS encoding 50S ribosomal protein L5, which codes for MSEAESGDFHEMREPRVEKVVVHMGVGQGGRELGKAEDIIEAVTGQESVRTQAKRTEPDFGIRQGDPIGAKVTLRDDDAYEFLEKALPLTEISAAQFDNTGNFSFGVAEHTDFPSQEYDPSIGIFGLDVTVNLVRPGYRIAKRDKATRSIPSKHRLTPEDAIGFLEANFDVNVEGADDE
- a CDS encoding 30S ribosomal protein S14, which codes for MSESETEENDHTGEHAAKRTGQIESCQRCGREQGLVGKYDINLCRQCFREIARDMGFRKYR
- a CDS encoding 30S ribosomal protein S8, with protein sequence MTGNDPLSNALSGLDNAESVGHLTHEVTPASNEIGSVLEVFYDRGYIDGFEYVDDGKAGQFEIELKGAINECGPIKPRYAVGAEDFEKWEKRYLPARDFGALVVTTSSGIMSHYEAREQGIGGQVIAYVY
- a CDS encoding 50S ribosomal protein L6, encoding MRVELQIPENVTVEVDRFDVTVEGPDGAVTRRLWYPNVTVESDDDQVVIESGAEDAKTNSTVGTFESHIRNAVHGVTEGWEYEMEVFYSHFPMQVRVEGDEVVIENFLGEKAPRRTTIHGETDVTVDDEQLVLSGPSKEDVGQTAADIEQLTKVSGKDTRVFQDGVYITNKPAKGGA
- a CDS encoding 50S ribosomal protein L32e; this translates as MADDQSNDEPQELEDISGVGASKADALRDAGFESIQDIKEADQDDLAEADGVGNALAARIKADVGDLEVTEETEAEIEDESVEEEAEPDEDVETELQPRGLTEKTPDLSETEERLLNRRQSEGKPQFKRQDYHKKKRTPESWRRPRGQLSKQRRGVKGKGPKVEAGYRTPTEVRGKHPSGFEEVYVENTDDLEGVDGDQEAVRIASAVGARKRERIEELAEEQGVRVLNPTYEEVEVESND
- a CDS encoding 50S ribosomal protein L19e; the protein is MTDLSAQKRLAADVLDVGKNRVWFDPDAQGDIAEAITRDEIRELVDDGRIQADDASGNSRGRARERNAKRSYGHQNGQGKRRGKKGARQDEKDEWQNKIRAQRRKLRDLRDKGELTPTQYRELYKKAGGGEFRSVRYLMNYIDENYGDQ
- a CDS encoding 50S ribosomal protein L18: MATGPRYKVPMRRRREVRTDYHQRLRLLKSGKPRLVARKSNKHTTAQLITPGPQGDETLASAHSSDLAEYGWDAPTSNISAAYLTGLLAGQRAIEAGLEEAVLDIGLNTATPGNKVFAIQEGAIDAGLEIPHNDSVLADWSRTRGEHIAEYAEQLDEPLYSGEFDATDLPEHFDDVREAILE
- a CDS encoding 30S ribosomal protein S5, producing MSGNNYNDGGWQPVTRLGRKVQEGEIETMEAALNSGLPLKEPELVDQLLPGMEDEVLDINMVQRMTDSGRRVKFRCVVAVGDRDGFIGYAEGRDDQVGSAIQKAIGIAKLNMIQVPRGSGSWEDRSDRPHSMTRRTTGKAGSVEVEVIPAPEGLGLAASDTVRHVLELAGIENAWTKSHGNTRTTVNLAKATYNALENASQSRHPQRRSNRNRDEAEVADQ